The sequence AGTCGAAGATTTTCTGGTAGTTGCCGAACTGTGCATCCCATTCGGAAGTCTGGGAGTACCGGAAGTCATCTCCAAGCGGTGCAATAACGACGTTAGACCTGAATAATTGCGACTTCTTTCTGTACTGGTCAAGCAGGAGAGCAGCTCGTTCAGCgacatttttcttagtaaCCACCTTGGGTGGTACCCTCCAGGGGCAGCTGAGTCCGAAATTTGGAAGTCTGAAAAAATCAAACTGACAGCAGACCTTGGGATCTGGTCCACAGGTGTGAGGTACGTCGTAGCTGTAAAATGGCATCATGTGGGTTAAGATTTCACTGGAGCCGTCGTTATCCCAGAGCTGTCGCCACTTGAACTCGAGACTCTTGTCCTTGGCAAGTCTCTTCTTAACGGAGTAGTGAACCCGTTGAATGATGAGATTCTCGAGGCCGGCATTCTTCAGGAGATAGGGCATAGTTGGTGAAAGGCCGAAGGGATCGATGGCCCATCCAGTTGTAGGGATATAATCGAGATTGGCCTTGAGCCACTGGTGTCCCTGGGTGAGCTGGGTCAGCTGTGCCatccagtgagagacagcctCGTCTGGCATCACCCAACCTCCAGCCACAATCTCCAGCTGTCCATCGACAATCAGACGCTTGACTTGCTCTTGCGTCACCTTGGGTTGCTCGTCCCACCAGAGTTTGAAGAAGGACATCTCCGCCCAGATGAACTTTCTCCGCTTGTCCTCGGAGAGTTTGGTCACCATGTTGTTGAGGATTCTGTTGGTTTTCTGAGAgtagtatttttcaaatgtctCCAGCCACCCGGGATCGTTGTGGGAGTGGGGGACAACAAAGACGTTGAGCTTGCGGGTCTTGTGCCACTGCTTCTCGTCGTACTTGAGAGCCCAGCCCTGCTTCCAGACCCCACCGTCAGGATTGTCAAATTCTAGCTGTTTGTAGAGCTCGAGCATCTGGATGTCGACTTCTGGAATCTTCTGGGGATCGAAGCTGCATTGCAGGGGCTTCTCAGGGGCTTTCACTGGGTTCAGGGGCTCTAAATGGTGGACGTGGTGGTTCTGGACTTCCTCTGGAGGCTCTTGAACATCCGAGGCTTCTTTTATTGCGTTTATTGCCTTGTGGTGGCGAGATAGATCCTCCTCTAGCTTCGCTAGTCTGCTCTCTATGTGCACCCATTGATTCTGaacgaattttcatttaattagtagatttttttttcatctccaagGAGTTTGTTATGCGAAAAGAAAGTGAAGGGAAATGGACGCAAAATCATTGTTAACTAGCTCTTTAATtaagaatgatttttcatttattgattTGTTTCCAATATCTAGACTCGAGTATAAACGTCAGGATTTCTCTCCAGCTTTCGTTTTCGCTACAAAACACTGAGATAttgttaatataattttttaaatagtttcCCTATCTCACTGTccccataaataaaaatacgatAGTGGCTTATCAATAGGGATTATCTATCGTCAATATGATACAATCGTTATCTTTGTTTAAAGGCTGATGCTTACATCCTCAATGGCCAGTTTCTGTGCCTTTCCTCGGGGGGAGAACGTCAGGTCGAGCAATAGGTACATCATCAGACAACAGGCGAGGATTCCACCTGCTCCAAGCACAGCAAACAGTTTAAAGTAGCGAAACGTCATTTGGGTTCGCATTATGTTTAGCAGTCACGATACAGTtgttaattatgatttttgatTATTGTTATGCAGCCGTCAGTTTACAGCACCGTTAAGTGCTACGACGACAAACACCCGATCATTTAAACGGAAGTACGTGTCTGCTGACTCAAACTGATCGACGCTTTTCTTCatgattttacatttttttttatctgcgtTGATAGCTATTTATCtttttcgggaatttttttacaagttTTGAGTTTATGTTTGAGAAGCCCAGGGGTTATCTTTAGGATTTCGTGCACCGTGGCTGACGGATTCGATGAGGTAGAGGGCAGATCTGTGACGAGAATGGTCTTATAGCATTTATTAAGAgaaattctgaataattatCTCATGGGTGGAGTTGTGCTGATCATCTTTCTTATTCATTTGGCCATTAATTTTAGTTTTATTACTAATTAACAGGCCGTGTACCAGTATTTCAACTTAGTAACTCTGTGATGCCCAGTGGTTCTCATATTTTCAATCCGTATTCGTCAAAAATCCCTGAAAAtttccctagaaaattccccagGCGGGTTATTGACGTCACGAGAGAACCAACAATAGCCACCATCAGCTGATTCATCGGTGGGCAGAGGTGGGGAAGCCTAACGTCGGCGGGATATTGCAAATGGAAACAGTAGCTAACTAGTTTACATAATTATATGTAATTAATACATCAttatacatttatttattgtgttCTCAGCCCCGTGGACTATTAAtaatgaacatttttattttgccaATGATGACGGTTCTTACCACCCTTTGGTGAGAGGCGTCAGGGTCGATAATAAATTGGAGTGGGGAGcaataaacatttttgttcGATTGCATTCGATGATTGGGATATGCAGAAACGAGCGAGCCTTCATATTCGCGATCTACAAACGATTTTCTACAAAACTAGCTACAGTTCAAtcaaaaaaagtcgattttttattttttttggccAACATCAAggacaaaatgaaaattatgattattaatgATCCATGGGActacaaacaaaattaatgcATGTACAATGATGTACTAACAATGTACAATCACGTACATTAATTAGTTTGCCCTTTTGCAACCCCCCCTCGGCTAAGTGCATTGGGGTGGTGTGCGAAGGTGATAAACCCCGGAAAATCATTGACATTTGTCACAGCACAGTGCGAAGACTTATTCCCGGGTGAATGAAAATGTCGGGAAATGCAAGTGAtcgagaaaattttctcaaccAAACGTGAATAATCGTGTGACATAAGTGGCAATAGATCGTCTCCAGTGAGTCAGGTAATCATGCCTGGTGAGCCATCAGCATCGGCTGCTGGAAAATCCAGTGGCAAAGTTAAACGCATATCAATACCCCGTGTCCAGAGCAGCACAGACACCGAATTACAGTCGCAAATGAGCCAGAGTGGATCAACACCTCTTCAGCCAATATCCCTTCACTACATTAACTTCAAAAATGACAATGAAGAGACACCGATACCACCAGTACTCCAATCACGACTGCTAGACCTCTTTCAACAGATTCAGAAGGAATTCGAGATGGTGTGTCTGGAGAACATCGGCTGTAAGGCTTAGCGATTTTTCAGTTTGAaagattttcatttatttttaacataaTCTAATGACCAATCAATTTGTTCAGAGTTTTGAACACCTTGTCTTCGCCATTTAAAGACTCTGATTGCAGTACAGGAGAAGATTGACACTCTCAACGAGAGATTGGAGAGAGAGTGCTACGGATCGGGTGAACGTAGTTTGCCACCTGGTGATTTAGCTGATTACGTGGATACCAAAAGCTCGATTAAACAGAAGGGTGAGAGTTatcatgttattttttatttaattattggtACAGCTGTCAGTATTTAAATGAGAGTCGTGACTCAGTtcagaaaaaatgttgaacCAGAATTTAAATTACTTGATGATTAAAttcttgtaaaaaaataattgtaatcaGAAATCCATCACAAAATAGAGAAGAGCAGACAATTAATATTAAGCTCAACTCAGCTCAACAGTTCCTCAAAAAATCCAGATGCATTGCCATCTGTCCCTCTCCCAGTAATCACCTGAAATCCTCCAGCCTCAATAGTCTCATCAGCGCAGAAGATCAAGACAGCCCACAAGCTGAAAGCCCAAACGAGTAAGATAGTCTCGTCATTCAAGAACCCGACTATGTCCTGCACGATGCAGCGCCAGTACGCGGGCCACAAGGACGGCATCTGGGAAGTGACTGTGGGCCGTTCAGGACAGCCAATAATAGCGACCGCCTCTGCTGATCACACGGCTCGGGTTATGGCCATGGAGACTGGCAAGTGTCTCCTCCAGTACATAGGCCACACTGGTTCCGTCAACTCCGTGAGATTTCATCCCACCATTGACCTTGCCCTGACCTCCTCTGGCGACTGCTCGGCCCACATCTGGCAGGCAGCCGTCAACTGGGACGCACCAATGCGTCAATCGTCTTCCGAGGATCTCTCCACCCTGGACAGAACGCCCACCAATGCGTCTGGGCTTAATGATGATCAGGACGAGACACCTACACTGAGAACACCCTTGAGGGAGCTTCTGGGCCATACTGGTGTGGTGATGGCTGCTGACTGGCTGCCTGGGGCCGATCAACTCGTCACCGCTTCCTGGGATAGAACTGCTAATCTTTATGATGCTGAAACTGGGGATGTTATTCATACACTCTGTGGACATGATCAGGAACTGACTCATGTGTCCACTCATCATGTGCAGAGACTTTGCGTTACGTCGAGTCGGGATAGTACTTTCAGACTTTGGGACTTCAGGGAACCCATACACTCGGTGTCGGTTTTCCAGGGACATACCGAGTGAGTCTCATGgtcttctaatttttatttgactcgaaaaacaaatttattttgtacAAATACTTTcgtcaagaaaaaaatacttaaatCATCTTGCGATGTCCTTGAATTAAGGTGTCGTCTACCTGACTGAAtcagaaaaaatccaaaagtaCTAAAATTGAGTCGAAAAGACTTTGGAATGAATTCGCAGCTGAATTGgacaaatgaaaattcctaGATAGATTTTACTTGTTCGCTGTTACGAAATCTTTTGCATTCCTTCCTTGCTTTGAAGTTAAGGAtagctaattttttttccaaatgaaggatattttttctaattccaTACTTGAAGAGCCGTCACTTCCGCTGTTTTTACGAGGGAGGACAAAATAGTCTCTGGGTCGGACGATCGGAGCGTCAAGGTCTGGGAGTTGCGTAACATACGCAGCCCGTTGGCTACTATCCGGGGTGACAGTGCGGCTAATAGACTTGCTGTTTCCAGCGCTGGAATCGTTGCGATTCCGCATGACAATAGACAAATACGACTGTTCGATCTGAGTGGACAGAGACAGGCCCGGCTTCCAAGGACTAGTAGACaagtaaaaatttttcaacgattgtTCTTAAAATCCGTACCATTATTATTTCTGTTTACTCGTcgaggattttattttatttaaaataccCAGTAAAAAGCTCTCTAGAGCTTTCGAAgtccattgaattttaattattctccaTAAAATCTGTTAACGAACTTAACAGGAAAATTCCTAATTTTCAACACCATTGCTTTCTAtataacaaatattttctatttccctagttcaatttacaatttacaATGTGTCCAACAGAACttcatatataatttattcaatttattaatttttaattatttttattttattgcctATATGTCTACCCTCTCGGGGTTTTACATGTTGTTTCCCTTCCCTCAAGCccctttattcatttttacttattttcaagcataaaaaaaattctatttaatatttatcattCGATTTTCAAAACTGATGCTAAAAAAATCTCACGTATTACGCAATTAACAATTTGGAATTGATCGTTAGGGCCATCGCCGAATGGTGTGCTCAGTGGCCTGG is a genomic window of Diachasmimorpha longicaudata isolate KC_UGA_2023 chromosome 16, iyDiaLong2, whole genome shotgun sequence containing:
- the LOC135170001 gene encoding WD repeat-containing protein 37 is translated as MPGEPSASAAGKSSGKVKRISIPRVQSSTDTELQSQMSQSGSTPLQPISLHYINFKNDNEETPIPPVLQSRLLDLFQQIQKEFEMVCLENIGLQEKIDTLNERLERECYGSGERSLPPGDLADYVDTKSSIKQKASIVSSAQKIKTAHKLKAQTSKIVSSFKNPTMSCTMQRQYAGHKDGIWEVTVGRSGQPIIATASADHTARVMAMETGKCLLQYIGHTGSVNSVRFHPTIDLALTSSGDCSAHIWQAAVNWDAPMRQSSSEDLSTLDRTPTNASGLNDDQDETPTLRTPLRELLGHTGVVMAADWLPGADQLVTASWDRTANLYDAETGDVIHTLCGHDQELTHVSTHHVQRLCVTSSRDSTFRLWDFREPIHSVSVFQGHTEAVTSAVFTREDKIVSGSDDRSVKVWELRNIRSPLATIRGDSAANRLAVSSAGIVAIPHDNRQIRLFDLSGQRQARLPRTSRQGHRRMVCSVAWAEDSNATCNLFSCGFDRLVLGWSVLPVKDA